One genomic window of Chelonoidis abingdonii isolate Lonesome George chromosome 5, CheloAbing_2.0, whole genome shotgun sequence includes the following:
- the LOC116840181 gene encoding uncharacterized protein LOC116840181 has product MSGRDKGGKGLGKGGAKLHRKVLRDNIQGITKPTIRRLAHRGGVKRISGLIYEETRGVLKVFLEKVIRDAVTYTEHAKRKTVTAMDVVYALKRQGRTLYGFGG; this is encoded by the coding sequence ATGTCTGGCCGTGATAAGGGAGGCAAGGGTCTCGGGAAAGGAGGCGCTAAGCTCCATAGGAAGGTGTTGAGAGATAACATCCAGGGTATTACGAAACCCACTATTCGTCGTCTGGCTCATCGTGGGGGAGTGAAGCGTATTTCAGGTCTCATTTACGAGGAGACTCGCGGGGTGCTGAAAGTGTTTCTGGAGAAAGTGATCCGAGATGCCGTTACTTACACCGAGCATGCGAAGCGGAAGACTGTGACTGCTATGGACGTTGTCTATGCGTTGAAGCGCCAGGGTCGTACTCTGTACGGATTTGGAGGCTAA